From a single Balneolales bacterium ANBcel1 genomic region:
- a CDS encoding peptidylprolyl isomerase, which yields MATAGTALAQQQKRIADQIVAVVNNHIILKSDVDQRMFEFMQQQQIREFDEAIWYHVLESMIDNYVLVEKGRIDSVVVSDAEVERQLDDRIQQLVRQVGSERELERAFGQPIVEIKAEYADEFRREMLVNRVRQSRLERINITRPEVVEFFESIPTDSLPVIPESVALSQITAIPPPKPDARENARRLAEQLRDSLINHGASMEELAMRHSDGPTASRGGGLPMVSTSDLLPEYAAAAAALEPGEISEVVNTREGLHIIRLNERSGQNISTHHILITVDEVELDEEFAIEKLTAIRDSVMHHDRSFAEMARKHSEDPNTAPAGGRLMNPRTGQRSIPVNELDASLYRLVMLLDEVGDISPPRSYRYGEEERTAYRIVKLNNRIEEHRANLEQDYSLIRSFALQNKQQRVMEEWMDRLRNEMYVEYRISVPDTDLDMDLTPPIPESPEDIPDDQPVQQPMPQQPPP from the coding sequence ATGGCAACAGCCGGTACGGCACTGGCACAACAGCAAAAGCGGATTGCCGACCAGATTGTGGCCGTAGTCAACAACCATATCATCCTCAAGTCCGATGTCGACCAGCGCATGTTCGAGTTCATGCAGCAGCAACAAATCCGTGAATTCGACGAAGCCATCTGGTACCATGTACTCGAGTCGATGATCGATAACTACGTTCTGGTTGAAAAAGGAAGAATTGACTCGGTTGTCGTGAGTGACGCCGAGGTGGAGCGGCAGCTTGATGACCGAATACAGCAGTTGGTCAGACAAGTGGGCAGCGAACGGGAACTGGAGCGGGCTTTTGGTCAGCCTATCGTTGAAATCAAGGCCGAGTATGCCGATGAATTCCGCAGAGAGATGCTGGTAAACCGTGTTCGGCAAAGCCGACTGGAGCGCATCAACATAACCCGGCCCGAGGTGGTCGAATTCTTTGAAAGCATACCTACGGATTCCCTGCCCGTAATTCCCGAGTCGGTAGCACTGTCACAGATAACCGCAATCCCGCCGCCGAAACCTGATGCCAGGGAGAATGCCCGCCGGCTTGCGGAGCAGTTGCGGGACTCCCTGATCAACCACGGCGCAAGCATGGAGGAGCTGGCCATGCGCCACAGTGACGGCCCGACAGCCAGCCGCGGCGGGGGCTTGCCGATGGTTTCGACCAGCGATCTGCTCCCGGAATACGCCGCAGCTGCCGCAGCCCTGGAGCCCGGTGAAATTTCGGAAGTCGTCAATACCCGCGAAGGCCTGCACATCATCCGCCTGAACGAGCGTAGCGGGCAGAACATTTCCACACACCATATCCTTATTACGGTCGATGAAGTGGAGCTTGACGAAGAGTTTGCTATTGAAAAACTTACGGCGATAAGGGACAGTGTGATGCACCACGACAGGTCCTTTGCCGAAATGGCGCGCAAACATTCCGAGGATCCCAATACCGCGCCGGCCGGCGGACGCCTTATGAACCCGCGTACCGGACAGCGCAGTATTCCCGTCAACGAACTCGATGCTTCTTTGTACAGGCTGGTCATGCTGCTGGATGAAGTCGGAGATATCTCCCCGCCGCGGTCATACCGGTACGGAGAGGAGGAACGAACAGCCTACCGCATTGTTAAACTGAACAACCGCATCGAAGAGCACAGAGCCAACCTGGAACAGGATTATTCGCTGATAAGAAGCTTTGCCCTTCAGAATAAACAGCAGCGGGTCATGGAGGAGTGGATGGACCGGCTTCGCAATGAAATGTATGTCGAGTACCGTATCTCCGTGCCCGATACCGACCTGGATATGGATCTGACACCTCCCATTCCGGAGAGCCCGGAGGATATACCTGACGATCAGCCTGTGCAGCAGCCAATGCCTCAACAGCCGCCTCCGTAA